Proteins encoded within one genomic window of Polypterus senegalus isolate Bchr_013 chromosome 6, ASM1683550v1, whole genome shotgun sequence:
- the fbxo2 gene encoding F-box only protein 2 isoform X1, whose product MDSGHLRNLVKNPCGNDQFNHWEIIENGGSMWRVEEMPGDCGYDFPDSSILTYFVTSFEICLKEQTIDLVSEGYTEEILDSVQPKIEVQDWFSGRKDCGCNYELHVSLLNGNLEPVNEFKAEPVNLDPDNEDCIWRKVSHAFEDYGPGVRFVRIQHGGQDTKFWDGWFGVRVTNTSVVVHS is encoded by the exons ATGGATTCAGGACACCTGAGGAACCTGGTGAAGAACCCATGTGGAAATG aTCAATTTAATCATTGGGAAATTATTGAAAATGGGGGCAGTATGTGGCGCGTTGAGGAAATGCCTGGAGACTGTGGATATGACTTTCCTGATAGCTCCATTCTAACATACTTTGTGACATCTTTTGA AATTTGCTTAAAAGAACAGACCATTGACCTTGTCTCTGAGGGCTACACCGAGGAGATTCTGGACTCCGTGCAACCCAAAATTGAAGTCCAAGACTG GTTTTCAGGAAGAAAAGACTGTGGCTGCAACTATGAATTACATGTTAGTCTACTGAATGGAAATCTAGAGCCTGTTAATGAGTTTAAAGCAGAGCCTGTAAACCTTGATCCAGATAATGAAGACTGCATTTGGAGGAAG GTCAGTCATGCTTTTGAAGACTATGGACCTGGAGTGCGTTTTGTTCGTATACAGCATGGTGGCCAAGACACTAAATTCTGGGATGGATGGTTTGGTGTCCGGGTGACAAACACTTCAGTAGTGGTGCATTCTTAA
- the fbxo2 gene encoding F-box only protein 2 isoform X2 — MDSGHLRNLVKNPCGNDQFNHWEIIENGGSMWRVEEMPGDCGYDFPDSSILTYFVTSFEICLKEQTIDLVSEGYTEEILDSVQPKIEVQDWFSGRKDCGCNYELHVSLLNGNLEPVNEFKAEPVNLDPDNEDCIWRKNAKQMGIQTDDDQQDTRAAEHFNLGPVCSQEGQSCF; from the exons ATGGATTCAGGACACCTGAGGAACCTGGTGAAGAACCCATGTGGAAATG aTCAATTTAATCATTGGGAAATTATTGAAAATGGGGGCAGTATGTGGCGCGTTGAGGAAATGCCTGGAGACTGTGGATATGACTTTCCTGATAGCTCCATTCTAACATACTTTGTGACATCTTTTGA AATTTGCTTAAAAGAACAGACCATTGACCTTGTCTCTGAGGGCTACACCGAGGAGATTCTGGACTCCGTGCAACCCAAAATTGAAGTCCAAGACTG GTTTTCAGGAAGAAAAGACTGTGGCTGCAACTATGAATTACATGTTAGTCTACTGAATGGAAATCTAGAGCCTGTTAATGAGTTTAAAGCAGAGCCTGTAAACCTTGATCCAGATAATGAAGACTGCATTTGGAGGAAG AATGCCAAACAGATGGGGATCCAGACAGATGATGATCAGCAGGATACTAGAGCAGCAGAACACTTTAACTTGGGTCCTGTCTGCAGTCAAGAAG GTCAGTCATGCTTTTGA